The following are from one region of the Cinclus cinclus chromosome 7, bCinCin1.1, whole genome shotgun sequence genome:
- the C7H10orf71 gene encoding cardiac-enriched FHL2-interacting protein, giving the protein MQGNKKHTEGHSDSSSIGSLLDDADREVSSLTDRAFKSLCVAELENPYNEPELSISPDFALQLSAKIHSGTLNHDIKKSNVCDKLTARNNEHTIWASTFQQLPNSASEEKRIAKNTFAMEKNLNLPVPGPRNNKHVSKVSSLIKTFDKTADQGSGSSLIANKQPIKNSFQKYKINHGNDIASWDDTDILSIHKELSEFSEASQGGHYLSGKHEPQRRPNKIDLSYGDSDGYYPVLIEMSKVAKSNFSHSSKKALKNRNLKISEPAKKGSFLHSENSAFESWNVHHKKMTEKEEFVDIKTKKQGLAYLEEPPFVKGSHTHEHKLSPVITTAAKTDKDFQMKPTLQEASFCLRVVPQGPLPTETKFPAAFPPTPPPRNHVPQGAPRPPPAPPALPLPPPSLPGHPSTPPTPEAPPVPPPPVPARLSPTALSQASVSPQSVSYRMVSPSLRFEMPSPPPPKPQATSAEQESLSPQLGNACPPWRRQRATERATAGKRQAAKEKVTDSHETSPSEKVTGADPGLHVTPLAKQASSPGSSSPSFNITELLTPVIPPKQEVGAAERELIPLTPPPTEGTASRDHEESTLDDYKSWDSYRLTASSLLFNLKDVRKRVKSIYTPSPLLRALEEKNKTRENTQESTKTNTSFSTLHDKNEKNITEKDELSDIAYVLPSSVHEKDSKTDLTGHFTGNYLPLSSPQTTEDLPFYQTGDSMQQDNSKHRDLVKNTGDNENFSSFRCESNEPDLGKHQQYPAQRPFSRDNVGTKAGQPMQNHSVQGEENETQAAIQNENFAFKTLLNQLSPEDDEPYSGTQTNIVVLGHEARGKRSTSSSEQSFVSTVEQPLQEEPFLPVSLTEQTCLQESQRTDSEMGSGSKKRHRERGKEIGEDELQYCACISPGTGAAEKREGSVAGNEQKSLMKEKLGREKREEANSMNSASDCIRDSSIPRFEEPQTPSSSSSTKPSLFMIKDNTFRSPQVIRAVKLPLLRSFSLDDTVSSSYKEMERKFMSPAVHNKHRNMLHAQEVGWWASRQRGQQNVRYGATDREKEASEPGSTPVTLDPSLLEDTESFSFGKLTEEDEKTCVLLNKFGKMNEENVCRSKKKPTKARHSLAQPIIGLENDQALNNPSYSTERKTNYFKNHHSSHRKGGSCTKKIISREAISPVTGSILEDHTCSSVSNDTLEDILYTEGAPVLLDNLSCSAVTSPRSGSTIHSLAASSFSDKPTISGLRETEDVTNPALLNMALETQAYVPAEEIIDSAQRNMLSDVTGEDGRQEPRGLGGRPAGKPPTVPPKTEKALRRAKKLANKRKKVQEQQKNHQSEHTDAVGRKPTHSGETTVSASPLGYSPLHPPLPSTFTPTQTMTGKSRLAPAANSSSSSTQRKLLQDPDSGQYYVVDLPAEVNLKTFYDPETGKYVQVSVPSLEQNLNQPPSSEIKNSPYASYPRVLPLPASSVAVLKSPSQLSEPAWSMPAGLEPAELPEDGQQDYRYTESVDTQPYTEPASYSYHQDAGETQVHLGKDVNPTQNTGIVTLTNLDDFAAEGVS; this is encoded by the coding sequence ATGCAGGGAAATAAGAAACACACAGAAGGACATAGTGATTCCTCAAGTATTGGGAGTCTCCTGGATGATGCAGACAGAGAGGTGAGCAGCCTCACAGATCGGGCTTTCAAAAGTTTGTGTGTAGCAGAACTCGAAAACCCTTACAATGAACCAGAACTTTCCATTTCACCTGACTTTGCCCTCCAGTTGTCTGCTAAAATTCACTCAGGGACGTTAAACCACGACATCAAGAAAAGCAATGTCTGTGACAAGCTAACAGCAAGAAACAATGAACATACAATATGGGCTTCCACATTCCAGCAGTTACCTAATTCTGCTTCAGAGGAGAAAAGGATTGCTAAAAACACCTTTGCTATGGAAAAGAATTTGAATTTGCCAGTCCCTGGTCCAAGGAACAATAAGCATGTTTCAAAAGTGTCCTCGTTGATTAAGACATTTGATAAGACAGCAGACCAAGGGTCAGGAAGTTCTCTGATAGCAAATAAGCAGCCCATTAAGAACAGCttccaaaaatacaaaataaatcatGGTAATGATATTGCTTCCTGGGATGATACAGATATTTTAAGCATCCACAAGGAactttctgaattttctgaGGCTAGTCAAGGTGGCCACTATCTCAGTGGCAAACATGAGCCACAGAGAAGACCTAATAAAATAGACCTGAGCTATGGGGACTCTGATGGTTATTATCCTGTGCTGATTGAGATGTCAAAAGTAGCCAAGTCaaatttttcccattcttctAAGAAggctttgaaaaacagaaacttGAAAATTAGTGAGCCAGCAAAGAAAGGtagttttcttcacagtgaaAATAGTGCTTTTGAATCATGGAATGTTCATCataaaaaaatgacagaaaaggaGGAGTTTGTtgacataaaaacaaaaaagcaaggtCTTGCATACCTGGAAGAACCACCATTTGTTAAAGGATCCCACACACATGAACATAAATTGTCACCTGTCATAACCACTGCTGCTAAGACAGACAAAGATTTTCAGATGAAGCCAACACTACAAGAAGCTTCTTTCTGTCTCCGAGTTGTACCTCAGGGTCCTCTCCCTACAGAAACCaaatttcctgctgctttccctccCACACCCCCCCCTAGGAACCACGTACCCCAGGGTGCCCCTCGGCCACCCCCCGCCCCACCCGCgcttcccctcccacccccctcCCTGCCCGGCCATCCCTCAACACCCCCTACCCCTGAAGCCCCTCCTGTGCCACCACCCCCAGTGCCAGCTCGGCTGTCCCCCACTGCCTTGTCCCAAGCCTCTGTGTCACCCCAGTCTGTGTCCTATAGGATGGTTTCACCCTCACTCAGGTTTGAGATGCCCAGTCCACCTCCACCAAAACCCCAGGCCACCTCAGCTGAGCAGGAATCCCTCAGCCCCCAGCTGGGCAATGCCTGTCCAccctggaggaggcagagggcTACAGAAAGGGCTACAGCAGGGAAGAGACAGGCTGCAAAGGAGAAGGTCACAGACAGCCACGAGACCTCACCGTCTGAGAAGGTGACTGGTGCTGACCCTGGTCTGCATGTGACTCCTCTGGCTAAGCAGGCAAGCTCCCCTGGGTCGAGCAGTCCCTCTTTCAACATCACCGAACTCCTAACACCTGTCATACCCCCAAAACAGGAGGTGGGCGCTGCTGAACGTGAGCTGATCCCACTGACACCTCCTCCCACAGAGGGCACGGCCTCAAGAGACCATGAGGAGAGCACCTTAGACGATTACAAGTCTTGGGATAGCTACAGGCTGACAGCATCGAGTCTGTTATTTAACCTGAAGGATGTGCGCAAACGTGTTAAGAGCATTTATACCCCTTCTCCCCTGCTAAGGGCcttggaggagaaaaataaaacaagggaAAATACTCAGGAGAGTACAAAAACTAATACCTCATTCTCAACTTTGCAtgacaaaaatgagaaaaatattacagaGAAAGATGAATTGAGTGATATAGCTTATGTACTGCCTAGCAGTGTTCATGAAAAGGACAGTAAAACTGATTTAACTGGACACTTCACAGGTAACTACCTGCCTTTGAGTTCACCCCAGACAACAGAAGACCTTCCATTTTACCAAACCGGAGACAGCATGCAGCAAGACAATTCAAAACACCGAGATCTGGTTAAAAACACAGGCGACAATGAAAATTTCTCCTCATTCAGATGTGAATCAAATGAACCTGATTTAGGAAAACATCAGCAGTATCCAGCACAGAGACCATTCAGTAGAGACAATGTGGGTACAAAAGCTGGGCAACCCATGCAAAATCACAGTGTGCAGGGTGAGGAAAATGAAACACAAGCTGCtattcagaatgaaaattttgctttcaaaactcTCCTAAATCAACTCTCACCAGAAGACGATGAGCCTTACAGTGGCACCCAAACCAACATTGTGGTACTCGGCCATGAAGCACGAGGCAAAAGAAGCACTAGTTCTTCAGAGCAATCCTTCGTCTCCACAGTGGAGCAGCCACTTCAGGAAGAGCCATTTCTGCCAGTGTCCCTGACGGAGCAGACGTGCCTCCAAGAAAGCCAGAGGACTGACAGTGAAATGGGTTCAGGAAGTAAGAAAAGacacagggagagagggaaagagattGGGGAAGATGAACTACAGTATTGTGCTTGTATCAGCCCTGGTACTGGTGCAGCAGAGAAGAGGGAGGGAAGTGTTGCTGGGAATGAACAGAAGAGCTTGATGAAAGAGAAActagggagagagaaaagggaagaggCCAACAGCATGAATTCTGCATCTGACTGTATAAGAGACTCGTCCATCCCCAGGTTTGAGGAGCCACAAACACCATCATCTTCAAGCTCAACCAAACCCAGTCTGTTTATGATTAAAGATAACACATTCAGGTCACCTCAGGTAATAAGGGCTGTCAAGCTGCCCCTGCTCCGGTCATTTTCCCTGGACGATACAGTGAGCAGCAGTTACAAGGAAATGGAACGTAAGTTCATGTCCCCAGCAGTTCACAACAAGCACCGAAACATGTTGCATGCCCAGGAGGTTGGCTGGTGGGCATCAAGACAGAGAGGGCAGCAGAACGTGAGATATGGAGCAactgacagagaaaaagaagccaGTGAGCCTGGATCTACTCCAGTAACGCTGGATCCCAGTCTTCTGGAAGATACAGAGAgcttttcatttggaaaactgACAGAAGAAGATGAAAAGACTTGTGTGTTGTTAAATAAATTTGGGAAAATGAATGAGGAAAATGTCTGTAGAAGTAAAAAGAAGCCTACAAAGGCAAGACACAGCTTAGCACAGCCAATTATAGGTTTGGAAAATGACCAGGcactaaacaaccccagctattccacagaaagaaagacaaattacTTTAAGAATCATCATTCATCTCACCGCAAAGGGGGCTcttgtacaaaaaaaataatctctagGGAGGCAATTTCCCCTGTGACTGGCTCCATATTAGAGGACCACACGTGTTCTTCTGTGTCCAATGACACTTTAGAGGATATCCTGTATACAGAAGGCGCACCAGTTTTGTTAGACAATCTTTCATGCTCTGCTGTTACAAGCCCCAGGTCAGGAAGCACAATACACTCTCTTGCTGCCAGTTCATTCTCAGATAAACCAACTATTTCTGGCCTTAGAGAGACAGAGGATGTTACAAATCCTGCCTTGCTGAACATGGCACTAGAGACACAAGCTTATGTGCCTGCAGAAGAGATAATTGATTCAGCACAGAGGAATATGCTTTCTGATGTCACAGGGGAAGATGGGAGACAGGAGCCCAGGGGACTTGGTGGGAGACCAGCTGGCAAGCCACCCACAGTGCCACCTAAAACAGAAAAGGCTCTGCGTCGGGCTAAAAAGCTGgcaaacaagaggaaaaaagtgcaagagcagcagaaaaaccATCAGAGTGAGCATACAGATGCTGTAGGGAGAAAGCCTACTCATTCTGGAGAAACAACAGTATCTGCTTCACCCTTAGGATAttctcctcttcatcctccccttccctcaaCTTTTACTCCCACACAAACCATGACTGGGAAATCTAGACTTGCACCAGCAGCAAACTCCTCATCCTCTTCGACGCAGCGGAAACTGCTCCAAGACCCTGACTCTGGTCAATACTACGTAGTTGATTTACCAGCCGAAGTtaatttaaagacattttatgacccagaaactggaaaatatgTTCAAGTCTCAGTCCCTTCCTTGGAACAGAACTTAAACCAGCCCCCCTCCTCAGAAATTAAGAATTCTCCCTATGCCTCCTACCCTAGAGTGCTGCCTTTACCAGCCTCATCGGTAGCAGTGCTGAAATCACCTTCCCAACTCTCTGAACCTGCCTGGTCAATGCCTGCTGGACTAGAACCAGCTGAGCTACCTGAAGATGGCCAGCAGGACTACAGATACACTGAGTCTGTGGATACTCAGCCCTACACTGAACCAGCCTCCTACTCCTACCACCAAGATGCTGGAGAAACTCAAGTTCACTTAGGAAAGGATGTGAACCCAACCCAAAATACTGGCATTGTCACCCTCACCAATTTAGATGATTTTGCTGCTGAAGGCGTATCTTGA